A genomic window from Chitinophaga pollutisoli includes:
- a CDS encoding glucose 1-dehydrogenase, with amino-acid sequence MSLFRLDGKTAVVTGAGSGIGQAVAKAFAQAGATVHVLELNEAAGKVTADEIVAEGGKALVHAVNVADQDAVVSVMNHIAASAGKLDILVNCAGIAHVGNLENTAEADFDRVFNVNVKGTYNCMYAVIGQMKSQGGGVILNIASIASSVGIPDRFAYSMSKGAVLTMTLSTAKDYLAAGIRVNCISPARVHTPFVDGFIAKNYPGREAEMFEKLSKTQPIGRMAKPVEVAHLALYLCSDEAGFITGCDYPIDGGFIKLNN; translated from the coding sequence ATGAGTTTGTTCCGACTAGATGGAAAAACGGCCGTGGTAACCGGTGCCGGAAGCGGTATCGGCCAGGCTGTGGCGAAGGCGTTTGCGCAGGCGGGCGCCACGGTGCACGTATTGGAGTTGAATGAAGCTGCCGGCAAGGTAACGGCCGACGAGATCGTTGCTGAAGGCGGCAAAGCCCTCGTGCATGCGGTCAACGTAGCCGACCAGGACGCCGTGGTGAGCGTAATGAACCACATCGCCGCCTCCGCCGGGAAGCTCGATATCCTCGTAAACTGCGCCGGCATCGCGCACGTCGGCAACCTCGAAAACACCGCCGAAGCGGATTTCGACCGCGTCTTCAACGTCAACGTAAAAGGAACATACAATTGCATGTACGCCGTGATTGGACAAATGAAGTCCCAGGGCGGCGGCGTTATCCTCAACATCGCGTCCATCGCGTCGAGCGTGGGCATCCCCGACCGCTTCGCTTATTCCATGAGCAAAGGCGCCGTGCTCACCATGACCCTTTCCACCGCCAAAGATTACCTCGCCGCCGGCATCCGCGTGAACTGCATTTCGCCCGCGCGCGTGCATACCCCATTTGTGGATGGCTTCATCGCCAAAAACTATCCCGGCAGGGAAGCCGAAATGTTTGAGAAGCTTTCCAAAACGCAGCCCATCGGCCGCATGGCAAAACCGGTTGAAGTAGCCCATCTCGCGTTGTATCTTTGCTCCGACGAGGCCGGTTTTATCACCGGTTGCGACTACCCGATCGACGGGGGCTTTATCAAACTGAACAACTAA
- a CDS encoding amidohydrolase family protein — translation MTIDAHQHFWRFDPVRDAWITEEMNIIRRDFLPADLAPLLKAAGIDGCVAVQADQSEAETQFLLECAQGNDFVKAVVGWVDLRSPDVAERLAYWAEQPLVKGFRHIVQGEPDDKFLLREDFNNGIAALKKHGLTYDILVYPHQLPAVEQFVEKHPEQPLVIDHLAKPYIKKKEIGDWTKQIRRIARMPHVHCKLSGMVTEADLQNWKEADFRPYLDTVLEAFGPGRLMYGSDWPVCLLAADYTRQKAIVDNFIGSLSDTEKSRIMGGNAAAFYNIS, via the coding sequence ATGACAATTGATGCACACCAGCACTTCTGGCGTTTCGACCCCGTTCGCGACGCCTGGATCACGGAAGAGATGAATATCATCCGCCGCGATTTCCTCCCCGCCGACCTGGCGCCCCTTCTCAAAGCCGCGGGCATCGATGGCTGTGTGGCTGTTCAGGCTGACCAGTCGGAAGCTGAAACGCAGTTCCTGCTGGAATGTGCGCAGGGCAACGATTTTGTGAAAGCGGTGGTGGGATGGGTGGATCTGCGCTCGCCGGATGTGGCCGAAAGGCTCGCGTATTGGGCGGAGCAGCCGCTGGTGAAGGGGTTTCGTCATATCGTACAGGGCGAACCAGATGATAAGTTTTTGTTGCGCGAAGATTTCAATAACGGCATCGCCGCGCTGAAAAAACATGGTTTGACTTACGACATCCTCGTGTACCCCCATCAGCTGCCCGCCGTGGAGCAGTTCGTGGAAAAACACCCGGAGCAGCCGCTGGTGATCGATCATCTGGCCAAGCCTTACATCAAAAAGAAAGAAATAGGCGACTGGACCAAACAGATCCGCCGCATCGCGCGGATGCCGCATGTGCATTGCAAACTGAGCGGCATGGTAACGGAAGCGGATCTGCAAAACTGGAAAGAAGCCGACTTCCGGCCGTACCTCGATACGGTGCTGGAAGCCTTCGGGCCGGGGCGCCTCATGTACGGCTCCGACTGGCCCGTTTGCCTGCTGGCGGCCGATTACACCCGGCAAAAAGCCATCGTGGATAATTTCATCGGCAGCTTGTCTGACACGGAAAAATCCCGCATCATGGGCGGCAACGCGGCGGCATTTTATAACATCTCTTAA
- a CDS encoding MbnP family protein, with the protein MKPCNLLFTCLVFCIACKKDIIPKKEGNFRLNFDHKIGTAALKLGATVYKNPSAEDFTISTFKYYISNVYLVKMDNSVQALPASYHLVDESKTDSKSILLLAPQGEYRAIGFKLGVDSTRNVSGAQTDALDPVLGMFWSWNSGYIMVKMEGASPLSAAANHMLTFHIGGFKGQYNAVQDIRIQTPISITVGPDREPAVTFAVDANAMFGQPNPVSFATSATIHAPGEAAWKISENYKNMFRITNVTDL; encoded by the coding sequence ATGAAACCTTGCAATCTCCTTTTCACGTGCCTGGTCTTTTGCATCGCCTGCAAAAAGGATATCATTCCGAAAAAAGAGGGGAATTTCCGGCTGAATTTTGATCATAAAATAGGAACGGCAGCACTCAAATTGGGGGCTACGGTGTATAAGAACCCCTCCGCCGAAGACTTTACCATTTCCACATTCAAGTACTATATCAGCAATGTTTATCTCGTGAAGATGGATAATTCCGTCCAGGCGCTCCCGGCTTCCTACCACCTCGTCGATGAAAGCAAGACGGATTCCAAATCCATTCTCCTGCTCGCACCGCAAGGCGAGTACCGCGCGATCGGGTTTAAACTGGGGGTGGATAGCACCCGCAACGTCAGCGGTGCGCAAACAGACGCGCTGGACCCCGTGCTGGGCATGTTCTGGAGCTGGAACAGCGGGTATATTATGGTGAAGATGGAAGGCGCCTCGCCCTTGTCCGCCGCCGCCAATCACATGCTTACTTTCCACATCGGAGGGTTCAAAGGGCAATACAACGCCGTGCAGGATATCCGGATCCAGACGCCGATTTCCATCACCGTGGGCCCCGACCGCGAGCCCGCCGTCACTTTTGCCGTGGATGCGAACGCGATGTTCGGACAGCCGAACCCCGTATCCTTCGCTACATCCGCCACCATTCATGCGCCCGGCGAAGCCGCGTGGAAAATCTCGGAGAATTATAAAAATATGTTCCGCATAACGAACGTCACCGACCTGTGA
- a CDS encoding SDR family oxidoreductase, protein MNLGLQDKVVIVTGGAKGIGAAIAELIAQEGGIAVIAGRSEADNNKAVDAIRKAGGKALAIRAELGKVEDCKHVIDTTVKEFGRIDGLVNNAGANDGVGLESGSPERFMASLQNNLSHYYNLAHFALPYLKAAKGAILNIGSKVAETGQGNTSGYAASKGAINALTREWAVELLPHSVRVNTVNPAEVWTPLYETWINSLPDPKAKLASIVSKIPLEKRMTTSEEIASMSVFLLSDKSSHTTGQIIYVDGGYTHLDRSIS, encoded by the coding sequence ATGAATCTCGGGTTACAGGATAAAGTAGTGATCGTGACGGGCGGCGCCAAAGGTATCGGCGCAGCCATTGCAGAGCTGATCGCGCAGGAAGGCGGCATTGCAGTGATCGCCGGAAGAAGCGAAGCGGACAATAACAAAGCCGTGGACGCCATCCGCAAGGCCGGCGGCAAGGCATTGGCCATCCGCGCGGAGCTGGGGAAAGTGGAAGATTGCAAACACGTGATCGATACTACGGTGAAGGAATTTGGCCGTATCGACGGACTGGTGAACAATGCCGGCGCCAACGACGGTGTTGGGCTCGAAAGCGGAAGCCCTGAGCGATTCATGGCCTCGCTGCAAAACAATCTTTCCCATTACTACAATCTCGCGCATTTCGCGCTGCCTTACCTCAAAGCCGCCAAAGGTGCTATCCTCAACATCGGTTCGAAGGTAGCGGAAACGGGGCAGGGGAACACCTCCGGCTATGCTGCATCCAAAGGCGCCATCAATGCGCTGACGCGCGAATGGGCCGTGGAACTGCTGCCGCACTCCGTTCGCGTGAACACCGTGAACCCCGCGGAAGTATGGACGCCGCTGTACGAAACCTGGATCAATTCCCTACCCGACCCGAAAGCCAAACTGGCTTCCATCGTGTCGAAAATCCCCCTGGAAAAAAGAATGACCACTTCAGAAGAAATCGCCAGCATGTCGGTTTTCCTGCTGAGCGATAAATCTTCGCATACCACCGGGCAGATCATTTATGTTGACGGCGGTTACACGCACCTCGACAGATCGATCAGCTGA
- a CDS encoding fumarylacetoacetate hydrolase family protein, producing the protein MKLIRFGLPGEEKPGVVTDNGMFDVSAFGEDFGERFFETDGLARLQSWWTANSATCPQVPAGTRLGSCVQRPSKIICIGLNYADHAKETGAAIPKEPIVFFKSTSSLVGPNDNLVIPRNSVKTDWEVELAVIIGKKASYVEESEALDYVAGYALHNDYSEREFQLERNGQWVKGKSNDTFAPLGPWLATKDEIKDVDNLRLWLTVNGKTMQDGNTSNLIFKIPFIVSYLSQFMTLLPGDVISTGTPAGVGLGFNPQIYLKAGDVIELGIDGLGTSKQTAEAWKK; encoded by the coding sequence ATGAAATTAATCAGGTTCGGATTGCCGGGTGAAGAGAAACCGGGTGTTGTTACCGACAACGGTATGTTTGACGTGTCTGCCTTCGGAGAAGATTTCGGAGAGCGCTTTTTTGAAACCGACGGACTGGCCCGTTTGCAATCCTGGTGGACTGCCAACAGTGCAACCTGTCCGCAGGTGCCGGCCGGTACCCGACTGGGTTCCTGTGTACAGCGCCCTTCCAAAATCATCTGTATCGGACTCAACTACGCCGACCACGCAAAAGAAACCGGCGCCGCCATCCCGAAAGAGCCCATCGTATTCTTTAAATCCACCTCCTCACTGGTTGGCCCGAACGACAACCTCGTGATCCCCCGCAATAGTGTGAAAACGGACTGGGAAGTAGAACTGGCCGTAATAATCGGCAAAAAAGCCAGCTATGTGGAAGAAAGCGAAGCGCTGGATTATGTGGCCGGCTACGCGCTGCACAACGATTACAGCGAGCGCGAATTCCAGCTGGAAAGAAACGGGCAATGGGTGAAAGGGAAGTCCAACGACACCTTTGCGCCACTCGGCCCCTGGCTGGCTACCAAAGACGAGATCAAGGATGTGGACAACCTGCGACTGTGGCTGACCGTTAACGGCAAAACCATGCAGGATGGCAACACGTCCAACCTCATCTTCAAAATTCCATTCATCGTTTCCTACCTGAGCCAGTTTATGACCCTGCTCCCGGGCGACGTAATCTCCACCGGTACGCCCGCTGGCGTAGGTCTGGGCTTCAACCCCCAAATTTACCTGAAGGCCGGCGACGTGATTGAACTGGGTATCGACGGGCTGGGAACTTCCAAACAAACGGCGGAGGCCTGGAAAAAATAG
- a CDS encoding cytochrome c peroxidase, translating to MKQYVVYTCFVLALFWACRKSGGDARPATPTPYQVELPANFPAPVYDFAQNPTTVEGVALGRRLFYDPRLSRDSSISCGFCHQQFAAFAHFDHSLSHGIDNRNGIRSVPSLFNLIWQKDFMWDGGVNHLDVQPLTPITDESEMGEDLQRLIDRLNADKKYRSLFDGAFGPGEINSQKLFRALSQFMVTMNSFNSKYDSVFNKKAQFTADEAGGYAIFQAKCAACHKEPLFTDGSFRNNGLPWNEFLNDAGRMRITNSSDDLLKFRVPSLRNIIKSPPYMHDGRFYDIFKVFEHYSKGIEQTPTIDPIVKNGIPLSTEEQRQLYLFLTTLTDHTFINNKALSEILIDN from the coding sequence GTGAAGCAATATGTCGTATATACCTGTTTTGTGCTGGCGCTTTTCTGGGCCTGCCGCAAATCCGGGGGAGATGCCCGCCCGGCAACGCCCACGCCATACCAGGTGGAGCTGCCCGCTAATTTTCCCGCGCCGGTATACGACTTCGCACAAAACCCTACAACGGTGGAAGGCGTCGCTCTTGGCCGGCGGCTTTTTTACGATCCCCGTCTCTCGCGCGACAGCTCGATCTCCTGCGGGTTCTGCCATCAACAGTTTGCCGCATTCGCGCATTTCGACCATTCACTCAGCCACGGGATCGACAACCGCAATGGCATACGCTCCGTTCCCTCCCTCTTCAACCTCATCTGGCAGAAAGATTTCATGTGGGATGGCGGCGTGAACCATCTCGATGTCCAGCCGCTCACGCCCATTACGGATGAAAGCGAAATGGGAGAGGACCTCCAGCGCCTCATCGACCGTCTCAATGCAGATAAAAAATACCGCTCGCTGTTCGACGGCGCCTTCGGACCGGGCGAAATCAACAGCCAGAAGCTCTTCCGCGCGCTGTCGCAGTTTATGGTCACGATGAACTCATTCAACTCGAAATACGACAGTGTTTTCAACAAGAAAGCCCAGTTTACCGCGGACGAAGCCGGCGGCTACGCGATCTTCCAGGCGAAGTGCGCCGCCTGCCACAAAGAGCCGCTGTTTACCGACGGCAGTTTCCGAAACAACGGCCTGCCCTGGAACGAATTCCTCAACGACGCGGGCCGGATGCGTATCACCAACAGTTCCGACGATCTCCTCAAATTCCGCGTTCCTTCCCTCCGGAATATCATCAAAAGCCCACCCTATATGCACGACGGCCGTTTTTACGACATTTTCAAGGTTTTTGAGCATTACAGCAAAGGCATCGAACAAACGCCCACCATCGATCCGATTGTGAAAAATGGCATACCTTTAAGCACGGAAGAACAACGGCAGTTGTACCTCTTCCTCACAACCCTAACAGATCACACGTTTATCAATAATAAAGCGTTAAGCGAAATCTTAATTGATAATTAA
- a CDS encoding DUF1080 domain-containing protein, with product MIRSTLALTLALALGSTSCSAQKSGWIKLFNGKDLKDWDIKITGHALNDNNGNTFRVQDGTLAVSYENYAAFNEQYGHIFHKKKFSAYLLVMEYRFVGDQVKGGPGWATRNSGAMIHSQSAASMGKDQDFPISIEVQLLGGLGNGRRTTANLCTPGTNVVMNDKLITAHCVDSKSETYDGDRWVRAEVLVLGDSIVKHIVEGDTVLTYYKPQIGGGNVSNADPKIKQDGKLLSEGYIALQSESHPVQYRKVELFDLAPYMKDKKKLDKKLAELQKRK from the coding sequence ATGATAAGATCGACCCTCGCATTAACGCTCGCCCTCGCACTCGGCAGCACCAGCTGTTCCGCCCAGAAAAGCGGATGGATCAAGCTGTTTAACGGAAAAGACCTCAAGGACTGGGATATCAAAATCACCGGCCACGCCCTCAACGACAACAACGGCAATACTTTCCGCGTGCAGGACGGCACCCTCGCCGTGTCTTACGAAAACTACGCAGCCTTCAACGAACAGTACGGGCACATCTTCCATAAAAAGAAATTCTCCGCTTACCTGCTGGTGATGGAATACCGTTTCGTGGGCGACCAGGTGAAAGGCGGCCCCGGCTGGGCTACCCGCAACTCCGGCGCCATGATCCATTCCCAATCGGCGGCTTCAATGGGCAAAGACCAGGACTTCCCCATTTCCATCGAAGTGCAGCTGCTCGGCGGCCTCGGCAACGGGCGCCGCACCACGGCCAATCTCTGCACGCCCGGCACCAACGTGGTGATGAACGACAAACTCATCACGGCGCATTGCGTGGATTCCAAAAGCGAAACCTATGACGGCGACCGTTGGGTGAGAGCTGAAGTGCTCGTGCTGGGCGACTCCATCGTGAAACACATCGTGGAAGGCGATACCGTGCTGACTTACTATAAACCCCAGATCGGCGGTGGCAACGTTTCCAACGCGGATCCCAAAATCAAGCAGGACGGCAAGCTCCTTTCCGAAGGCTACATCGCCCTGCAAAGCGAAAGCCACCCCGTACAATACCGCAAGGTGGAGCTGTTCGACCTCGCGCCGTACATGAAAGACAAAAAGAAACTCGACAAGAAGCTGGCGGAACTGCAAAAACGCAAATAA
- a CDS encoding RagB/SusD family nutrient uptake outer membrane protein, whose translation MKFKHQISGLLLLSIFSASSCTNLDEVPYSIMDGNTYYQDKNSVIAAVVRPYEHGHWCGWDGDRWLLQELTADNFVWTQKGIHGYDGGDWQRLHHHNWNADDNRVYGAWSGPYQGISQCVLIMKDLEKQNYPALGLTDADKAHNIAELRTLRAWYYLFLIDMFRSVPLYNTPQEVVPASSPAEVFAFIEKELKESIPSLPKNTRVGRWDQGGAAALLVRLYLNAEKWTGTAKFAECAAIARDIIDGKYGTYTIDTDYRGPFRSGINSYRSPENIFEFPHAKNIYEFGWMYNATMHYQARYSLDNDWGGWNGIHLTPSRNPDGALYTYKLGMPYERFPEGDKRRQPFRTTSRNATYEGFFLIGQQYAYVPGGVGFDSTKPIVGTEEYKGKPLAYVDQVARFSEKPGGRWGEGSQVLTGEENSGVRLMKFPWLPMSQGFFQFNSAPEIRLAEIYYSLAECRYRAGAKAEAATLLDAVRRRNFTDAAWPANSYVTNLAKLTDDEFVIELGREFLGERHRRTDLVRWDRFGAEWWDKPLDAKDRSVFPIPRRAMNTNPNLKPNGYE comes from the coding sequence ATGAAATTTAAACATCAGATAAGCGGTTTATTGCTGCTCTCCATATTTTCCGCCAGCTCCTGCACGAACCTCGACGAGGTCCCGTACAGCATCATGGACGGCAACACATACTACCAGGATAAAAATTCAGTGATCGCGGCGGTGGTACGCCCATATGAACATGGCCACTGGTGCGGATGGGACGGCGACCGCTGGTTGCTCCAGGAGCTCACGGCGGACAATTTCGTCTGGACGCAGAAAGGCATCCACGGTTATGACGGCGGCGATTGGCAGCGGCTGCACCACCATAACTGGAATGCAGACGATAACCGCGTTTATGGTGCCTGGTCTGGTCCGTATCAGGGCATCTCGCAATGCGTACTCATCATGAAGGACCTGGAAAAACAGAATTATCCCGCATTGGGCTTAACGGATGCTGACAAGGCGCATAACATTGCCGAGCTGCGGACGCTCCGCGCCTGGTACTATCTGTTCCTGATCGATATGTTCCGTTCCGTACCGCTTTACAATACCCCGCAGGAAGTGGTGCCTGCATCATCCCCGGCGGAAGTTTTCGCGTTTATCGAAAAGGAACTGAAGGAATCGATCCCCAGTCTTCCGAAAAATACACGTGTTGGCCGTTGGGACCAGGGTGGTGCGGCAGCGTTGCTCGTGCGCCTATATCTCAATGCTGAAAAATGGACGGGAACGGCGAAATTCGCGGAATGTGCTGCCATTGCGCGGGACATCATCGATGGGAAATACGGCACTTATACGATCGATACAGATTACCGCGGACCTTTCCGTTCCGGTATCAACAGTTACCGTTCCCCGGAGAACATCTTCGAATTCCCCCATGCTAAGAACATTTATGAATTCGGATGGATGTACAACGCCACGATGCACTACCAGGCCCGCTATTCCCTCGACAATGACTGGGGTGGCTGGAACGGTATCCACCTCACACCTTCGCGCAACCCTGACGGCGCGCTGTATACCTATAAACTGGGCATGCCGTACGAGCGCTTCCCGGAGGGAGACAAACGCAGGCAACCCTTCCGAACCACTTCCCGGAATGCCACTTATGAAGGCTTCTTCCTGATCGGGCAGCAATACGCGTATGTTCCCGGCGGCGTAGGGTTCGACAGTACCAAGCCGATTGTTGGAACGGAGGAATATAAAGGAAAACCCCTGGCATATGTTGATCAGGTGGCCCGGTTCTCTGAAAAACCAGGTGGCCGCTGGGGCGAGGGCTCGCAGGTGCTGACCGGCGAAGAAAACTCTGGCGTACGGCTCATGAAATTCCCGTGGTTGCCCATGTCGCAGGGATTCTTCCAGTTCAACTCAGCTCCCGAAATCCGCCTGGCGGAAATTTACTATTCTCTGGCAGAATGCAGATACCGCGCCGGCGCCAAAGCTGAAGCAGCCACGCTCCTCGATGCCGTGCGCAGGCGCAATTTCACGGATGCTGCATGGCCCGCCAACAGCTACGTGACCAATCTGGCAAAGCTTACGGACGACGAATTCGTAATCGAACTGGGAAGGGAATTCCTGGGAGAACGCCACCGCCGCACGGACCTCGTGCGCTGGGACCGGTTCGGAGCAGAATGGTGGGATAAACCCCTGGACGCCAAAGACCGCAGCGTATTCCCCATTCCCAGAAGAGCGATGAACACCAACCCGAATCTCAAACCGAATGGATACGAATAG
- a CDS encoding M15 family metallopeptidase, with translation MKNLFILCFLCLSLDASSQTVPPNKYGLAVVGDTALYRQLVKTDPAQELVRVTDIPIDVKYATDSNFTKTTLYPYPAVFLRRPVYEALLQLQEFLAPMGLSLKIYDGYRPYRVTEKMWEVVPDERYAADPRKGSGHNRGAAVDLTIIYAKSGKELEMPTPYDDFTEKAHHNAANVTPEAAENRALLRTLMEAHGFVALETEWWHYALKGAARFPLMDISFEDLQ, from the coding sequence GTGAAAAATCTATTCATCCTATGCTTTTTATGCTTATCCCTGGATGCATCTTCGCAAACGGTTCCGCCGAATAAATACGGCCTCGCCGTGGTGGGCGACACGGCATTATATCGCCAGCTGGTCAAAACCGACCCGGCGCAGGAGCTGGTGAGGGTCACGGATATTCCGATTGACGTGAAGTATGCGACAGACAGCAATTTCACCAAAACCACGCTCTACCCCTACCCGGCCGTTTTCCTGCGGCGCCCTGTGTACGAAGCGCTCCTGCAACTGCAGGAATTCCTCGCACCGATGGGCCTCAGTCTCAAAATCTACGACGGCTACCGCCCCTACCGCGTCACCGAAAAGATGTGGGAAGTGGTGCCCGACGAACGCTATGCCGCCGATCCCAGGAAAGGCTCGGGGCACAACCGCGGCGCGGCCGTCGATCTCACCATCATCTACGCCAAATCCGGCAAGGAACTGGAAATGCCTACTCCGTACGACGACTTCACCGAGAAAGCCCACCACAACGCCGCCAACGTTACACCTGAAGCCGCCGAAAACCGGGCGCTGCTCCGCACCCTCATGGAAGCCCACGGATTCGTTGCGCTCGAAACGGAATGGTGGCACTACGCCCTCAAAGGCGCCGCCCGCTTTCCGCTCATGGATATCTCATTTGAGGACCTGCAATAA
- a CDS encoding septal ring lytic transglycosylase RlpA family protein, with translation MLKHALLLLLPVMAGIAPAKAQLKTSTGTASYYAQKFHGRKTASGEIFDNNGMTAAHNTLPLGTLIKVTNLRNNRWVVVRVTDRLHAANRRIVDLTQAAAKKLGFIHWGLTKVKVEVVTKEFVNSLPILDLAMNPS, from the coding sequence GTGTTGAAGCATGCTCTTTTGCTGCTGTTGCCGGTGATGGCGGGGATTGCCCCTGCGAAGGCGCAGTTGAAAACGAGCACGGGAACGGCCAGTTACTACGCCCAGAAGTTTCATGGGCGGAAAACGGCCAGCGGGGAGATTTTTGATAATAACGGAATGACGGCCGCCCACAATACCCTTCCGCTGGGGACCCTCATAAAGGTCACCAATCTCCGGAACAACCGTTGGGTAGTGGTGCGCGTCACCGACCGGCTGCATGCAGCCAATCGCCGCATCGTGGACCTCACGCAGGCCGCGGCCAAAAAACTAGGTTTTATTCACTGGGGACTGACAAAGGTTAAGGTGGAAGTGGTAACGAAAGAATTCGTCAATAGTCTTCCCATCCTGGACCTGGCCATGAACCCATCTTAA
- the fucP gene encoding L-fucose:H+ symporter permease yields the protein MAGGATTTQYTTASSGNKTSGYLFPFILVTSLFFLWALVHNLSPILIPHLKKACMLTDTQSSFIDSAVFLAYFLLALPAGYFMKRFGFKSGIILGLILYAAGAFLFIPAANSGQYSFFLVALFVIASGLTFLETAANPYVTILGKPETATLRLNLAQCFNGMGAFIAPIIGAQFILSGTEHSEEQLKAMPAAELQQYLASEAATVKVPYMIIGIVVILVAVLFIFTKLPDIKEENAEDANRQKEGSIFKHKHLIASIITQFFYVGAQIGVSAFFIRFAKFAGNMPEKDAGFLLGAVAGLGFMIGRFVGTFLMRYVKPQSLLAVYALINVILVTIAMTASGDVAIYAVLAVPFFMSIMFPTIFSLGLEGLEGGHTKLGSSLLVMSIVGGAIFPPLMGLISDATSIQMAYLVPAVCFVVVLWFATKGYKLGRTA from the coding sequence ATGGCAGGAGGCGCCACCACCACACAATACACGACCGCATCTTCGGGTAACAAGACGTCGGGGTATTTATTCCCTTTCATCCTCGTTACCAGCCTTTTTTTCCTTTGGGCACTCGTGCATAATCTGAGCCCGATCCTGATTCCGCACCTGAAAAAGGCTTGTATGCTCACGGATACGCAGTCTTCGTTCATCGACTCTGCCGTGTTCCTCGCTTACTTCCTGCTTGCTTTGCCGGCAGGTTATTTCATGAAGCGGTTCGGGTTTAAATCCGGCATCATCCTGGGGTTGATCCTGTATGCGGCAGGAGCCTTCCTGTTCATTCCCGCAGCGAATTCCGGCCAATATTCCTTTTTTCTCGTTGCGTTGTTCGTCATCGCTTCCGGGCTTACTTTCCTGGAAACGGCTGCCAATCCTTACGTTACGATTCTCGGGAAACCGGAGACTGCAACGTTGCGGCTGAACCTTGCGCAATGCTTTAACGGGATGGGCGCCTTTATTGCGCCGATCATCGGTGCGCAGTTTATCCTTTCCGGCACCGAGCATTCTGAAGAACAGCTGAAAGCTATGCCTGCAGCGGAATTGCAACAGTATCTTGCATCAGAGGCTGCAACCGTGAAAGTACCGTATATGATTATCGGTATCGTGGTGATCCTCGTTGCCGTGTTGTTTATTTTTACCAAACTGCCGGATATCAAGGAAGAAAATGCCGAAGACGCTAACCGTCAGAAGGAAGGCAGCATTTTCAAACACAAACACCTGATCGCTTCCATCATCACACAGTTCTTTTATGTGGGCGCACAAATCGGGGTGAGTGCATTTTTCATTCGCTTCGCCAAGTTCGCCGGCAACATGCCTGAAAAAGATGCAGGCTTCCTGTTGGGAGCGGTAGCCGGCCTGGGCTTTATGATTGGACGCTTTGTAGGAACATTCCTTATGCGGTATGTAAAACCCCAATCGCTGCTGGCTGTTTACGCGCTCATCAACGTTATTCTTGTGACCATCGCAATGACTGCTTCCGGTGACGTAGCCATCTATGCGGTGCTGGCCGTTCCTTTCTTCATGTCCATTATGTTCCCCACGATTTTCTCGCTGGGGCTGGAAGGATTGGAGGGAGGACATACCAAACTGGGTTCGTCGTTACTGGTTATGTCCATCGTGGGCGGCGCCATCTTCCCGCCGCTGATGGGGCTTATTTCCGATGCCACCAGCATCCAGATGGCTTACCTCGTTCCCGCAGTATGCTTCGTGGTAGTGCTTTGGTTTGCCACTAAAGGGTATAAGCTTGGCAGAACTGCCTGA
- a CDS encoding L-rhamnose mutarotase — MKRYCLALDLKNDPALIAEYEAYHRAVWPEILDSIRGAGVEACEIYRAGNRMFMIMEVGPDFSFERKAAMDAANAKVQEWETLMWKYQEAIPVAKPGEKWVMMDKVFSL; from the coding sequence ATGAAAAGATATTGTCTGGCGCTGGATCTGAAAAATGATCCGGCGCTGATTGCAGAATATGAAGCGTACCACCGCGCCGTTTGGCCGGAAATCCTGGACAGCATCCGCGGTGCGGGTGTGGAAGCCTGCGAAATTTACCGCGCGGGCAACCGGATGTTCATGATCATGGAAGTAGGCCCGGATTTTTCTTTCGAGCGGAAAGCCGCCATGGATGCGGCCAACGCGAAGGTGCAGGAATGGGAAACGCTGATGTGGAAATACCAGGAGGCCATTCCCGTCGCCAAACCCGGCGAAAAGTGGGTGATGATGGACAAGGTATTTTCGCTGTAG